A region of bacterium DNA encodes the following proteins:
- the rplC gene encoding 50S ribosomal protein L3: MQGILGKKIGMTRVFGSEGQQTPVTVIEVGPCVVVQRKTKGCDGYDALKLGFDEVKASRANKPHNGQFTAAKVKPQRFLREFPVIAGDESKVGDTITAAILEGALYVDVVGVTKGRGFAGVVRRFKMAGGPMTHGGHSKRRVGSIGCRSYPGRVHKGKHMPGHMGNVRVTTQNLQVVQLRAGENLILVKGAVPGPSGAMVEVRKALKKTKAGQVK; the protein is encoded by the coding sequence ATGCAAGGGATACTCGGAAAAAAAATTGGAATGACACGAGTCTTCGGCTCTGAAGGCCAACAGACTCCTGTTACAGTGATTGAGGTGGGCCCGTGTGTTGTTGTCCAGCGGAAGACAAAAGGCTGCGACGGCTACGATGCGCTCAAGCTCGGGTTTGACGAGGTGAAAGCCTCGCGTGCGAATAAACCCCATAATGGGCAGTTTACAGCTGCGAAAGTGAAGCCGCAACGGTTCCTGCGGGAGTTTCCCGTAATCGCCGGGGATGAGTCGAAGGTGGGCGATACGATTACCGCCGCCATCCTTGAAGGCGCCCTGTATGTGGATGTCGTCGGGGTGACCAAGGGCCGAGGGTTTGCAGGTGTGGTCCGTCGTTTCAAGATGGCGGGTGGACCGATGACCCATGGTGGTCATTCCAAACGTCGTGTCGGTTCGATTGGCTGCCGTTCGTATCCCGGTCGTGTTCATAAGGGCAAGCATATGCCCGGGCACATGGGAAATGTGCGGGTCACCACGCAGAATTTGCAGGTCGTCCAGCTTCGGGCGGGCGAGAATCTGATTCTGGTTAAAGGCGCCGTTCCCGGGCCTTCGGGGGCGATGGTTGAGGTGCGTAAAGCATTGAAAAAGACGAAGGCAGGGCAGGTTAAATGA
- the rpsJ gene encoding 30S ribosomal protein S10 yields the protein MEKQRIRIRLKAYDYRVLDQSVSDIVETAKRTGARVVGPIPMPTRIESYSVNRSVHVDKKSMEQFEVRTHKRLLDIVEPTARTVDELKKLNMPAGVDITIKI from the coding sequence ATGGAAAAGCAACGAATACGCATACGTTTGAAAGCCTACGACTATCGGGTATTGGATCAGTCCGTATCGGATATTGTGGAGACGGCGAAAAGGACGGGAGCCCGGGTCGTTGGACCGATTCCCATGCCCACGCGCATCGAGAGTTATAGCGTCAACCGAAGTGTTCATGTCGACAAAAAATCGATGGAACAATTTGAAGTTCGCACGCATAAACGGTTGTTGGACATTGTGGAGCCGACGGCAAGAACGGTGGATGAGTTGAAAAAACTCAACATGCCGGCCGGCGTAGATATAACGATCAAGATTTAA